A region of Mammaliicoccus sp. Dog046 DNA encodes the following proteins:
- a CDS encoding peptide chain release factor 3 encodes MTIKQEVESRKTFAIISHPDAGKTTLTEKLLLFGGAIRQAGTVKGKKTGKFATSDWMKVEQERGISVTSSVMQFNYDHYNINILDTPGHEDFSEDTYRTLMAVDSAVMVIDCAKGIEPQTLKLFKVCKMRGIPIFTFINKLDRMGKEPFELLEEIEKTLEIETYPMNWPVGMGQNFFGIIDRKDKTIEPFRDEENVLHLNDDYELEEDHPIKNDSQFEQAIDELMLVDEVGETFDEEMLLAGELTPVFFGSALANFGVQNFLNAYVDYAPMPSGRNTEEGETVDPFDQDFSGFIFKIQANMDPRHRDRIAFMRIVSGAFERGMDVTLQRNKKKQKITRSTSFMADDTQTVNHAVSGDIIGLYDTGNYQIGDTLVGGNQKFHFETLPQFTPEIFMKVSAKNVMKQKHFHKGIEQLVQEGAIQLYKTLHTNQILLGAVGQLQFEVFEHRMKNEYNVDIVMEQVGKKIARWIENEKDITDNMNSSRSILVKDRYDQYVFLFENEFATRWFEDKFPQIKLFSLL; translated from the coding sequence GTGACGATTAAACAAGAAGTAGAAAGTAGAAAGACATTTGCGATAATATCCCATCCAGATGCCGGCAAAACAACACTAACTGAAAAGTTATTACTATTTGGTGGTGCGATACGACAAGCTGGTACAGTTAAAGGGAAGAAAACAGGAAAATTTGCGACGAGTGACTGGATGAAAGTTGAACAAGAACGTGGTATATCTGTTACAAGTTCAGTTATGCAATTTAATTACGATCACTACAATATTAATATATTGGATACACCGGGACATGAAGATTTCTCAGAAGATACGTATAGAACATTAATGGCCGTTGATAGTGCCGTAATGGTTATTGACTGTGCAAAAGGGATTGAGCCACAAACATTAAAACTATTTAAAGTTTGTAAGATGCGTGGTATTCCAATTTTTACGTTTATCAATAAACTAGACAGAATGGGTAAAGAACCATTCGAATTATTAGAAGAAATTGAGAAAACGTTAGAAATTGAAACATATCCAATGAACTGGCCAGTAGGTATGGGTCAAAACTTCTTTGGTATTATAGATAGAAAAGATAAAACCATTGAGCCTTTTAGAGATGAAGAAAATGTACTTCATTTAAATGACGATTATGAATTAGAAGAAGATCATCCAATTAAAAATGATTCACAATTTGAACAAGCTATTGATGAATTAATGTTAGTTGATGAAGTTGGAGAAACTTTTGATGAAGAAATGTTATTAGCTGGAGAACTCACACCTGTATTCTTTGGTTCTGCATTAGCAAACTTCGGTGTTCAAAATTTCTTAAATGCATATGTAGACTATGCGCCAATGCCAAGTGGCCGTAATACAGAAGAAGGAGAAACGGTTGATCCATTCGATCAAGACTTCTCTGGATTTATCTTTAAGATTCAGGCGAATATGGACCCACGTCATAGAGATAGAATTGCATTTATGAGAATCGTAAGTGGTGCATTTGAAAGAGGTATGGATGTAACACTTCAAAGAAATAAGAAAAAGCAAAAAATCACACGATCCACATCATTTATGGCGGATGATACACAAACTGTGAATCATGCGGTGAGTGGAGATATCATTGGATTATATGATACTGGAAACTATCAAATAGGTGATACACTTGTTGGAGGTAATCAGAAGTTTCATTTTGAAACATTGCCACAGTTTACACCTGAAATCTTCATGAAAGTCAGTGCTAAAAATGTTATGAAACAAAAACATTTCCATAAAGGTATTGAGCAACTGGTTCAAGAAGGCGCAATTCAATTGTATAAAACATTGCATACAAACCAAATACTGTTAGGTGCGGTAGGACAATTACAATTTGAAGTGTTCGAACACCGAATGAAGAATGAATACAATGTGGATATTGTGATGGAACAAGTAGGTAAGAAAATTGCGAGATGGATTGAAAATGAAAAAGACATTACAGATAATATGAATTCAAGTCGATCTATCCTTGTGAAAGATCGTTACGATCAATACGTATTCTTATTCGAAAATGAATTTGCGACAAGATGGTTCGAAGATAAGTTTCCACAAATTAAATTATTTAGTTTGTTATAA
- a CDS encoding YueH family protein, with translation MKIRESHSQNLNCKVYIYENKKEEYFVISIPDLFWSIEVDYELYGESLIEHLYLHLFNVLDEDEANELANRISQWTSEL, from the coding sequence GTGAAGATTAGAGAAAGCCATTCTCAAAATTTAAATTGTAAAGTTTATATATATGAAAATAAAAAAGAAGAATATTTTGTGATATCTATTCCGGATTTATTTTGGTCAATTGAAGTAGATTATGAATTATATGGAGAATCTTTGATTGAACATCTTTACTTACATTTATTTAATGTACTTGATGAAGATGAAGCTAATGAATTAGCGAATAGAATAAGCCAATGGACATCTGAATTATAA
- a CDS encoding UDP-N-acetylmuramoyl-L-alanyl-D-glutamate--L-lysine ligase codes for MDVNTLLSKIKIKQVYGNVNQDVVDITTDSRTAQQGSIFVASKGYTVDSHKFIPNVIEQQCTVIVSEKYIDLPEEVLLIVVKDTLKVASIFSHVLFDFPSQQLTTIGVTGTNGKTTIATMIHHLTRGLDKGSAYLGTNGFQVNETVTKGVNTTPETVTLTKHIVEAVKNDCKSMTFEVSSHGLMIGRLRGVEFDIAIFSNLTQDHLDFHGTMDAYGHAKSLLFSQLGQDYRKDKYVILNADDAYTASLIPVTPFEVFTYGIDNDADFMATNIRESINGVQFTLNTPFGEYEVNSPYLGKFNVLNLLASILGLWVQGYDIERIIHAVDHMPPVEGRLEVLDRDLPIDLIIDYAHTPDGMDKLIDAVKPFVKQKLIFLVGMAGERDLTKTPEMGKISCRADYVIFTPDNPANDDPKMLTAELAKGATHNNYVEFEDRAEGIKHAIDISEPGDTVVLASKGREPYQIMPGHIKVPHRDDLIGLEAAYEKYGGKPSED; via the coding sequence CGGCAATGTGAATCAAGATGTTGTTGATATTACAACAGATTCAAGAACAGCTCAACAAGGTTCAATCTTTGTTGCGTCTAAGGGATATACAGTAGATAGTCATAAATTTATTCCTAATGTTATAGAGCAACAATGTACTGTAATTGTAAGTGAAAAATATATCGACCTTCCAGAAGAAGTGTTATTAATCGTTGTTAAAGATACTTTGAAAGTTGCAAGTATTTTTAGTCATGTATTGTTTGATTTTCCGAGTCAACAGTTAACAACAATTGGTGTAACTGGAACAAACGGAAAGACTACAATTGCTACAATGATTCACCATTTAACGCGTGGTCTTGATAAAGGTAGTGCATACTTAGGGACAAATGGTTTTCAAGTCAACGAGACTGTCACTAAAGGTGTGAATACAACACCAGAAACAGTTACGCTAACGAAACATATCGTTGAAGCTGTAAAAAATGATTGTAAGAGTATGACATTTGAAGTATCAAGTCATGGTTTAATGATAGGTAGATTAAGAGGCGTTGAATTTGATATTGCTATTTTTTCAAATTTAACTCAAGATCACTTAGATTTTCATGGTACGATGGATGCTTATGGTCATGCTAAATCATTATTATTTAGTCAACTTGGGCAAGATTACAGAAAAGATAAATATGTCATTCTAAATGCAGACGATGCTTATACAGCGTCATTAATACCTGTAACGCCATTTGAAGTGTTTACATATGGTATCGACAACGATGCTGATTTTATGGCGACGAATATACGCGAATCTATAAATGGTGTACAATTTACACTTAACACGCCTTTTGGTGAATATGAAGTGAACTCGCCATACCTTGGAAAATTCAATGTATTAAATTTATTAGCAAGTATCCTTGGTCTATGGGTGCAAGGTTATGACATTGAACGCATTATTCATGCGGTTGATCACATGCCTCCAGTTGAAGGACGATTAGAAGTATTGGATAGAGATTTACCAATAGATTTAATTATCGACTATGCACATACGCCAGATGGAATGGATAAACTTATTGATGCAGTTAAGCCATTCGTTAAACAAAAATTAATATTCTTAGTTGGCATGGCTGGTGAAAGAGATTTAACGAAAACACCAGAAATGGGTAAAATTAGTTGTCGTGCAGATTATGTGATATTCACACCAGATAATCCTGCGAATGATGATCCTAAAATGTTAACTGCTGAATTAGCAAAAGGAGCGACACATAATAATTATGTAGAATTTGAAGATAGAGCAGAAGGAATTAAACATGCAATCGACATTTCAGAGCCAGGTGATACGGTTGTTTTAGCGTCAAAAGGCAGAGAACCATATCAAATTATGCCTGGCCACATAAAAGTACCGCATAGAGATGATTTAATTGGTTTAGAAGCAGCATATGAAAAATATGGAGGAAAGCCAAGTGAAGATTAG